The DNA segment GAGAACGTTCTGATAAATGCATTTCTAGATTTATTGCACAAAGACCAGAAGAACTTGGATCTGCAGAGGGAGAACCATCCACACAGGTCACCCCCGAGCATAAAGCCAGGATTTTAACCAGCAAATAAACTATCAGCCCCTGCGTAGTGTTGGTgccaatattattttatgtgcatCTTATCTTTGATTGATCCTGCCCGGTCGGAACAGAAAGATGAGGCAAATACAAGACACGAGACATCAGGTCATCATTCAACGTTAACTAAACGCAAACAACAAACCCGAGATCCGCCAGCAGTATTTTAGAACGTACGTCGTCTGTTAATTTTTATATGGTGGGGATAGAACCATATGCTGCAGGGCAGAAGTAGGTTTAATCACACATTAGGCAGGGTGGGTCCAAAGATGGAGACCACCAAGTGATTCCCAGGGGCACCAGACCCTGTGCCTATATCTCTGATatcagaatcaggaatctgcactcactccccacaggaagtcaggtgcttagctgtgccaggaagggccggctccccagtaaatcaaaatagaaaaaggctccaggcactcatgggttccatcaggcagatttattgaaagagatgaacaacaacgtttcgacctcacgatgaggtctttatcaagttgaccacacaagtaaaaagtaaaagtttaaatagcacatatcaataaatggaTAGCCAATCAAAAGACCGATCTAATCTAACACCATGTGTAATATAATTGATAATCATgtattaacataagtaaatattcaaaagtatacaacgcataataaataaatgatgcttgcagatgttaaaagaaaccagtgacaaataaagaagtatattaagatccatatgtattaaataaccaAAGGGAATACATTAAGAAGATACCCATAAAATATGTGCAATCAGTGTCTGTAATAGACACTTACAGAGATTTAACCAGTGCAGTTCCATGTAAACACAATCAGTGTTAATACtccaaaaaaatgtgaattaaatCAAACCAAACAACCAAATCGGCAAAAGCAAATATGCTGattaaagtaagaaaaaaaaaggcaaacatttGTCAGCACTAAAGCGTGGTgacgttctgcgcatgcgcaagcTCATTCCATGCATGCGCAAGAGCATTATCTCTGATAAAATAGTGCAGGTGTATTTCTAAAGTGCAATAGCATTACCAAGTGCATGTATCATCAGATCGCCATCTGTTATCGTAAAGACCAAATAGTAAAAACGATCTATTGTGAAGGAATAAATAGTTATATGACACATattgtgaataaaacaaataaaagtcactggttcttataatatagataaaaaaacttgaatatttacaaaaaacaaaaatggcaaagtcatcataaattatattaatataacaaTGGTATATTATAATGTGACACAATCAAATAAAGTACAAAGTAGGTATAAAATGTAACCAATTCTAAGAAAGTTAATAAAGTGCATTGATAGTAGAGGTCAGCGGAAAACTGTAATACATTCAGTGATGGATTttagccccttaaggacaataggggtttttactcgtagtatattgtgggacaatggctcttttaacgtttttcggtgttgctgtttagctgtgattttcttctctctcatttcgtgctcccacacatattatatattgtttttttcaggacaaacagggctttctttagataccattatttttatcatatcatctaagtTAATAGAGTGCATTGATAGTAGAGGTCAGCGAAAAAGTGTAACACATTCAGTGATGTATTTTAGAGAGGagaaagttttattttgcaCAGAATCCCTTAAAGTGACACAGTGCTATTAAATTATCAATGAAATCACGTGAATTATGAGGGTCTGAAACTAATATAAGATGACATCAGCACATATAGAACAGAGAGTAAAGAAGTtgaatctaaaaaagaaaaagagaataaaaattgatcataaaaattttttttcctccttttattAACCTGTGCAATCCCATAGGTATATGcctatataatttgtgtattattgtgtttctatttttaaattaaccTATTATGTTTCTCCTTACCATATAGCGTGTCTATAAGGCATTCCAATTtactacattgttttcaatttctatttcctttcttttttctttctttttattcttaataGCACGTACAATCCCATGaatataaagtgtatattattgtgttattatttatttttattattttacattaacaaaatatactTCTCTTTTTATCTTAaccttccacaaaaaaaaaaaaaaacactctttaTTTCCGCCTATCTTAAAGGAAACCATCTCAAAGGAATGCCCGCTTTTCTAACCATTCCTTAGCTGCTTCCGGAGAATCTAAGATTTCCCTTTTACCATCTAGTGATATAATAACTTTAACTGGGAACCCCCATTTATAGCTTATGTTATGTTTTCTCATCATTGAAGTAGCCTGAGAAAAGGCCTTCCTGTCTTTCCTAGTTTGAAATGATAAGTCCtggaatattttaatatcttgATATGGGCCCTCATTAAGCTTAGAGGTTCTAATAGCTTTAAGGATATTATCTCTCAATTTAGGTGAGTTGCAGTTGATCATAACATCTCTATTAGCATTAGGCGGGGCAGATGGTGGTTTAGCCAACCTGTAATAATTAAccagccccttgcccccctcaTCTACTTGAACCCCTAATTCTTTAAAGAATTTTATTATATAGTCCTCCAAAGCTATTTAAGTAATATCTTCAGGTATGTTCCGGAGTCTTAAGTTGTTGCGTCTATTTCTATCGTCCATTTCTGCTATCTTCAGCTCCATATCTCTTAATTTGGACTGCTGTTTAGAAATTAAGTCCTTTTGTGTAAGTAATATAGAGTCTAAGTTCATCGTCTTTTCTTCCATGTTCTTAACTCTTCGTGTAATATCCCCAATATCTTTTTTCAGATCTAATGTATtatcctggatttcctttttaatttgaattagcTGTTGTTCAAAACACGATTTAATATATTGCGTTGTAACCACCTGATCCTCCATATCCAGTTGAATTGGTAAAGGCACGGCATGTTCTTGTAAATCTTTGTGCTCAATTTCTTTTTCCGGAGTATTAATCTGAGACTGTTCTCTTGAACTTTTGTCAGATTGTGGCGAAAAGAAATTAGACATCCTTTTTCCTTGTCTATCTTGTCTATCCTTCCTATCTTTATCTTTGTCCCTTTTAGAGAGAAGTTTTTGTTCAGCCATTTTCCTGGTAGCCATTTTACACAGTTCGCCTACTATTAAACAATGGTATTGTAATATGTCAATAGAGTCCTTATTGAAaaccaaatatataaatgattattattcaaaaaatcaatgaaaatctatatatatgatCAATACGGTTTGCTTCTTCAAATTCTATGAAAGATATGGGTACTTTAGAGCCAGTCAAACTTTCAATAGTTTCACTCTGTTAAATCAGCTTCTTCAATCTTTTGGAAAAAAGTCCTCAGTATTTAGACAGCAAGAAAttttccaaaattaacaatgtaTTCCGTCTACTCAATTAGTTTTAATATATCTTCCTCAGGGTATAAACAGAATGTTCCTCAATAGCAATATTCAATAATTTAATGGTGATATAAAATGCTAAGATAGAGTTTCAAACAGTGTTTCCAAATAATGAATCATAGATCATCCGTTAGTCACTAGTATGGATATGTCTTAGGAAAATTCTTAGAAAAATTTCAGATATACATCACCGAGTCATCTCATATAGAATTTTCAAACATCTCTCTATGAGTACGTCTCTTTATCTGTAGATTTCAGTAGATTTCCCCTTCTTCCCCTATGAGAGATGTCAGCACAGCACAGCAACTCCACTGGAGCAGGAAAGAAGCGACTCCTTCAGTGATGGCAACCGCAGTACATTCTCCAGCATCTATGGGAGCAGCACCAGCGTCTGCAGCGACATCCACCATGAGAAAAACAGCCGTTACAGCTTCTGTGCCCATCCACGGCCAGCCGTAACCGCAACAACCCCGCTTCCCGGTTTGCAGCCACACCAACCGCAACCGCACCTACCGCGACTACACACCGCTTTAGATGGTTGCTATACCGGCAGACCGCTTCGATGATTTCCGCGGCTGCCGGTACCTCAATGCAGCGCGGTAGTGCGGTATATCAGCAGCGGCTGCTATAATGGCGTCTATAATGGCGTCTTTAGCGGCGTCCCTGGCGGCGTCTCTGTCGACGTCTTTAGCGGCGTCGTGTCAGCTGTAGGCTCCGGGCGGATCAGCCAGCTATAGAGATCTCGGCATCTGGACCTCGCGGCTCCTCCCTAAACGCAACGTAGCGTCGTCACGTCATcaccctattttttttaaacctttaacATGTATGCAGTCTCTCTTTTCCCCtagaaaatgaaagaatatttacatatgggtgaatttttttttcatagcgaTGAAAAGTGgagaaaaaccaaaacaaaaaacgcCAATGACCTAGAAATAGAAGAgaacgaaacaaaaaaaaactgcagtcgCTGTACACTCGTATATAATAACTTAAGCCGTTCACTTGCTTCTAATTTGAGGTACAAACCCCAATTTCAAGGTATTATGCTACAACCAGGACCCCCGCagatattttgggggggggtttcgcATGCCCTATCGCGCAGGGACTGCAACCGCGTCGTGGAAAACAAAAGATGCAGCTGGACGAACAGACCGCGCGAAGCTGGAACCTAATTCACCGAGTAGGATTCTGAGGCttgtcctataaaaaaaaagctgaaaaaaaacaggaaaaccaAAAATGCATCTCTGATggcaccccaaaaaaaacaaacaaaaaaaatctatatatataaaaaaaatccccccccccaaaaaaaacatagaggTGCATCAGAGACCAGAACTTGCATACATTTGTTTTCTGCgggggaaatgtttttttttgtgagtatTTGGTTTAGCGGGGAGTGCGGTACCGACGGTTTTCCCCTCCGATGgagtacagaaaataaattaaaagccaGCAGGTCCCGAATCCTGCGGCTCCGAAGATCCATTGACGACTTTTTTCACTTTCTTCACACCCTCTGTCACTCCTGTGGTTGTCACACTGCGGCGAGATCAAGAcgttaaaagaaaatgaaaaaaaatatataaataacaaaaaaacaaaaaaaaaacaacaacaacaacgcAGACTTTAGCCCAAGACCGGTCACCAATTACAAAGATTATTACAGCCGGTCAGCAAAAGGCGGCTGCTACTAATTAAACGCAAAATATTATCTATACTGGGGGAAAAATAATAGcaacaataatgataattacaaaaaaaatgactttatttGACAGGCGTCCTTTGGCTATGGAGACCCTCGACAGCAAATTAAGCTGGAAGAGAGAGATTCCAGCGTTTTAAAGCTGAAGATGCTGAATGTTTGCTTAAAATTCCCCAAACGCCAACGTTCCCTTTAAAATAACGTTCAGCCAGGGCCGGGAAAATGTAGCCTTCTCTACCAAAAGCCAATAATAACTGTGCCAAAAGCTTTGTATTTCATATTGATCTTACTGGACCTTGATGGAGACTTATGGGGTTCTATTAAcgctataaaaaaagtatattatatatatatatttatttatttttatttatttatttttttaacatgtgaATTTATGATTCTTTCAAATGACAAAATTTAGCGTTTTTAATATTGCTGCTGATAATATTGGTGGCCAGCCGATGTTATTttaccattattatttaaattcgAACCTTTCCTTTCTAGAACGGTTTCTTTGGAATATAAAAGATGGGGGGGGGATGATTGAATTTTAaatcaaaaaggtaaaaaaaaataaaaaaatatgaattctcTGGTAATATTCTGCGCCCCGCTAAATACGTTTCTCAAGACATAAAAGGGTTTGCTGCGCGGTTCAGCTCATCGCAGGGATCTGTGACATTTGAACATCGCCGGCGGTGATCAAGATGGATGTCAGAGAACACTTTGGCACGGAACGGGAGAAGTCGGAACACAAATGGAGGGCAAATACATAGCATTACCGAGGAGTTTTGGGATGAAGccattgtatatatacacaagttttGCTTTCAGCCAATGATGGGGCAGCTAGAAGAAGGAAAGAAGTGCAGAAAGCCAGGCCTCGAGCGATGCTTTGATGTTTGGAGAAACGCTGGTCTTACTAAACTAGGACATCTGACCCGTTGGACACAAAACAGACACCGCTTGGAGGACAGCAGAAGTCACCTGCGAAGGAGCTGGAGGCTCAATGTTAAATAAGGGAAGGGGCCTGATGGAAAGAACATCGTGACTACCTGAAATAATGTATCAGCTGGTTCCTATAAAGAAAGAACAGGGTATAGCCCGCGGCTGCAGGCTAGAACGAGCGTGAGGTTAGGGATATAGGCCTTTGGGGTCTTGATGATGACCAAGGAACCTCATTTTCTACCAATAACACGAAGGATTACTACCACACCGCTCAATTGGACGGGACCATATACTGAATAAACTCAACCCATGCATACACGGCGTGCGGGCTACTTACACTGCCTCCATTTCCAGGTCATCGGCGTCGTCTTCCTGGGGAAGCTGAAGGTACGGGTTGTCGGACGCCGGGCGGAATTTATACCCGGTTAACACAATGAATATGAAGGTGGCCACTTCATCCAGGAGCTGCGGTATTACAAAAGAAAACGCGCCCGTTAGCGCAATCGCTGGGACAGATCTAGATCAGTAACAAAAAACCCGGAAGATGGAACATTTCGGGGTAGAATGCGGTCCAACGCTCTACTAGTAAatgcatgcaaagggttaaaacatcaCATGCATTCACTTCTACCAAAGAAAGAAAAGCCTAAAGTAAGGTCTATTTTCACCAAGTTTGGTACGCCTATAAATTACCGTGGCGGCGACCGCTGGGGTGGGGAGCGCGCCGGGCGCTGGAAACATACCTGGTACATCCACTTCCATTTGAAGGGGACTGCAACCATAATAAAAATGGCGATGATCCGGGTGAAGTATATGAAGCAGACGATCTGGGGGtacaagagagagaagagaagaaagtTATTGCTGGTAAAGGACGTTCCCTCTCTGGTTTACCCAAATTCATATTATCTGACCGTGCTGTTTGTGGATTTTTACtactaaaagggaaaaaaaaatcctaaaatgtcTTTCCCGACGCGTTTCTCATCTGCAGGGTTTCTGCTCTTGTGGCAGGAGTCCAATTTAACCTCCATTATTCCTCACTCAAGAGGCGATAAAAACCACCAGTCCGCTCGTACAGCAAGAAACGAGCAATCAACGCCCTCAAAATCCGAAAGTCTTTGGCTACCGGACCCCGCAGACATCCCACGCATCGCTAGCCGGCTGTCCGGGCTCGGAAACGCTCGCCTCCAGTCGCCTTGCCGCCACATGCAAATTATTTGCGGTTCATTTGCATATGGCAACGTAAATCAGCGTAACTTtaggaccaaaaacaaattggAAAGCCTTTTTTCCCTGCCAGGTGCTGGATCTGGAAGCCGCTCCATTTGGGAAACCTCACGGTAACCGGCAGGAACGGCGGACTTTTGGCTGTGTTCGGGAGCCGTTTCGTTGCCCCTGCATCCATTTTTTTCCCGATTCCACCAAAGCTGTCAGCGAACGGCCACTCCAGCGAAGCACATGTCAGCGAACAGATCTGGGATTAATCTCGCCGAGAGGAATTTACGGCACCACTTAATAGATTGCTGTGAGAGCCCCGGGTTATTATGTCTGCGTTTCAAGCACCCAGGGCCATTGCCGTGATAGATCGCTGTAATGCAATTACTGCACAAGCCAACTACCCATCCGCTCTCATTTATCAGGGGGTAATATTCAGCACCGCAGAGCTGGGCAACTAACCAGGCCGgcccaaggggggggggtgagctATACTTCCCACCGGCAGCCATTGGTTTTATAGGAACAGTACCGTGCCCGCTTATGCCCCTTACTCACCTTCCCAAGGCATTCAGATATTGCGCTGCTAAAGCCACCCGAGTCTCCAACTCGTATCCGGGCAGTCCCTTAAAGACGGCAGGGTTGCTACAACACACAGGGCTGAGGACCAACCCTCTACGTGCTGTAATATACCGTGTGGcttgtaataattattaaaggCAGCCCCTATCTTCTCGGGGGTGAGACATAACTCCCCATTTTGTCTTATCCTATTTATTCTTTTAGATTGTTTTTTACCTTTTAACTTGTTTGTCAGCAACGTATCAGCTCTATTACTTTTATAATACCATTTCgttcttaaataatataaatttttgttcttttcttcaATAAGAAGttcatttatattattctgAATCTTACTCAgttgtttagttttagattcGGATGGTAAAAACTTATTTTCTTGTGAGAGTCTATAATACTTCAGATAGAGGTCTGCTAACGATTCCCCTTTAGTTTTCTTTAATATAGTACgtaatttaattaaatgacCTCTAATTACACACTTATAGGCGCACCAAATAATAGGAAAAGTAACTTCATCCCTTTCATTTTCTAAAAAGTATTTCTCTGTAATTTCAGCTATATACTCTCTATTCTCTTTTTTAAGCAGTATGTTTTCGTTTAGGCGCCAATTTACTCTCTTTTTACATGTTTGAGGTAATATATCAAGTACTATCACATTATGGTCTGACCAGGTTATTTCTTGTATGAGTACCTTTTTTACTTTCCTAATCATCTCATTATCTCCTAAGAACAAATCAATTCTAGAATAGGAGAGAAAGGTCTttgaaaaacaagtaaaatcCATCTCCTCAGGGTGATATAGCCGCCAAAGATCCGAGAGCTCGTAACCTCTAAGGATTTTCTTAAATTGAATCGCCtgtgattttatatttctatccAAAATCTTACCTCTAGCAGATTTTTTATCCAGTATCGGGTCTATTATACGATTGAAATCCCCAGCTAGGAGTAATTTaccctgttttattttatctattttccaaaaaagatttttaaaaaaggaattagAAGAGCCATTAGGTGCATAAACATTTaccaaagtatatatttctcctTGAATCTCCGCTATCAGTATTAATACTCTAGCCTCTTCATCTGCCTCATGatagattatttttatatcaagATCTTCACTAATAAGGATTGCCATACCTCTTTTCCTATTTATCTCCAGCGAGGAGAGAAAAACATGGCTAAACTTCTTAGGGATAAATCTCTTGCAGTCTGATCTTTTCCAGTGGGTCTCTTGTAAGAAAATAATCTGAgctctttcttttttaacataatcaaataataatgaaCGCTTATTAGGAGAGTTCAGGCCCTGGGTATTAATAGAGATGATTTTAACCTTGTATCTCACACTATCAAGCTATTCCTATAGAGGAGTGTCCCTTAATCTCCTATTGTAAAGCAATCCCATTTCCTTCTTATTCTTTAATTACCGTGAAGTTCTAGAAGCTTAGTTACCGAGatgatttatatattcattattcattttgtactcaaataaaaaaaaaaaaaaaaaaaaaaacttattatctTATCTACTTTCCAGTTAGTTTATGTGCTCTATATTAATTTCTACTTATAACGTGACTATAAGGCATTCCAATTTACTACCTtattttcagtttctttttCCTTTAGAACCCACcaaaaatttattttccttttctttcttcctctttctttcctcttttcctTTTAACCTGTGCAATCCCATAGGTATGTGCCTATATGgtttgtgtattattgtgtttCTATTTTAAATTAACCTAATATGTTTCTCCTTACCATATAACGTGTCTATAAGGCATTCCAATTTACcgccttattttttctttttttccctttttttcctccttttattAACCTGTGCAAACCCATAGGTATATGcctatataatttgtgtattattgtgtttctatttttaaatgaacCTAATATGTTTCTCCTTACCATATAGCGTGTCTATAAGGCATTCCAATTtactacattgttttcaatttctatttcctttcttttttctttctttttattcttaataGCACGTACAATCCCATGaatataaagtgtatattattgtgttattatttatttttattattttacattaacaaaatatactTCTCTTTTTATCTTAaccttccacaaaaaaaaaaaaaaaaacacttacattTCTTCCAAGACTTATCATTAGATACCAGACAAAAGAGAAGAGGCTTTAGAGATATTACAAAATCCCTTCGCGacagaaatataaattatatctgGGGTTTCCcagtaaaattaataataaagactGGAACCCGATCGGTTATTTTGTCATCGGTGGAAGAAGCAAAACAATGGCTAAATGATA comes from the Spea bombifrons isolate aSpeBom1 chromosome 8, aSpeBom1.2.pri, whole genome shotgun sequence genome and includes:
- the LOC128502893 gene encoding protein GPR107-like — encoded protein: MVAVPFKWKWMYQLLDEVATFIFIVLTGYKFRPASDNPYLQLPQEDDADDLEMEAVVTTTGVTEGVKKVKKVVNGSSEPQDSGPAGF